In a genomic window of Caloenas nicobarica isolate bCalNic1 chromosome 1, bCalNic1.hap1, whole genome shotgun sequence:
- the ZBTB21 gene encoding zinc finger and BTB domain-containing protein 21 has product MEGLLHYINPAHAISLLSALNEERLKGQLCDVVLIVGDQKFRAHKNILAASSEYFQTLFTNKENESQSVFQLDFCEPDAFDNVLNYIYSSSLFIEKGSLAAVQELGYSLGISFLTNIVSKSPQAPFPACPIKKILYQDEDESSSQKRSVIVCQNRVEAQAKSINQTQHDLSHTSKPSPSVAVKTSSRPQVAKPTETLHNLSLTERRWLKESPVSYTKVHETSGTVEDQSRGGLVKRNTVLPQMPLAEKELASDEPGSSGQLLRGKAAEMSLKRLRPPVLSLRGASESTFLLREAGKGTGQGEDRNLLYYSKLGLVIPSTGSGPENQSIDRSGPLVKSLLRRSLSMDSQVPIYSPSVDLKPSQVSSSSSPGTNDSQKAFNVISQKSSLKESTEKLVLDEKPQVIHPHRLRSFSASQSTDREVASPLTEVRIKTEPSSPLSDPAEIIRVTVGDASASTNKDFPFKTEDDPKESSRLPAKRRFQADRRLPFKKLKVDEQSSPGSEENFEGGSSPTHLDADFPDSDVSKDEYSEMEEARPNKKFKCKHCLKIFRSTAGLHRHVNMYHNPEKPYACDICHKRFHTNFKVWTHCQTQHGIVKNPSPASSSHAVLDEKFQRKLIDIVREREIKKALIVKLRRGKQGFQGQSASQAQQVIKRNLRSRTKGAYICTYCGKAYRFLSQFKQHIKMHPGEKPIGGNKGLKQKDHIHMESPIENKEVYQCRLCNAKLSSLIEQGNHEQLCRNATLCPYCSLRFTSPELRHEHESKCEYKKLTCLECMRTFKSSFSIWRHQVEVHNQNTMAPSENFSLPILDHNGEVTSSSRLPPPSESNKMNNFAAAKEDGVFSDSSEQINFDSEDSSCLPEDLSVSKQFKIKIKEEPADDIEDEVTETSREPKEVVSNKDAGLWPCEKCGKIFTVRKQLERHQELLCSVKPFICHVCNKAFRTNFRLWSHFQSHMSQAAEESANKEPEMCPAANSPSPPPLPPPPPLPKIQPLEPDSPTGLSESSTTTEKLFVPQESDTLFYHAPPLSAITFKRQYMCKLCHRTFKTAFSLWSHEQTHN; this is encoded by the coding sequence ATGGAGGGGCTCTTGCATTACATAAATCCAGCACACGCCATTTCACTTCTAAGCGCACTGAATGAGGAGCGTCTAAAGGGACAGCTGTGTGATGTTGTTCTTATAGTAGGAGATCAGAAATTCCGAGCTCATAAAAACATTCTGGCTGCCAGCAGTGAATACTTCCAGACTCTGTTCACTAATAAGGAAAATGAGTCTCAGTCAGTGTTTCAACTCGACTTTTGTGAGCCAGATGCTTTTGATAATGTGTTAAACTACATTTATTCTTCATCCTTGTTCATTGAGAAAGGCAGTCTTGCAGCTGTGCAAGAACTGGGTTACAGTCTTGGAATATCCTTTCTTACAAACATAGTTTCTAAGAGTCCTCAAGCTCCTTTTCCAGCTTGCCCTATTAAGAAAATACTATATCAAGATGAAGATGAAAGTAGTTCTCAGAAGAGAAGTGTCATTGTCTGTCAGAACAGAGTTGAAGCACAAGCGAAAAGTATAAATCAGACACAACATGATTTAAGCCATACTTCTAAACCTTCCCCCTCTGTTGCTGTCAAAACTAGCAGTAGACCACAAGTAGCAAAACCAACTGAAACCCTTCACAATTTATCACTGACTGAAAGGAGGTGGCTGAAAGAAAGCCCTGTGAGCTATACCAAGGTTCATGAAACTTCTGGAACTGTGGAGGATCAGAGCAGAGGTGGTTTAGTGAAAAGGAACACAGTACTGCCCCAAATGCCTTTAGCAGAGAAAGAACTTGCAAGTGATGAACCAGGAAGCAGTGGTCAACTTCTAAGAGGAAAGGCCGCAGAGATGTCATTAAAAAGACTGCGTCCACCAGTCTTGTCTCTACGTGGTGCATCAGAATCTACATTTTTGTTGCgagaggcaggaaaaggaaCTGGTCAAGGTGAAGACAGGAATTTGCTATACTACTCGAAGTTAGGGCTAGTAATCCCATCTACTGGATCTGGTCCAGAAAACCAAAGTATTGACAGAAGTGGGCCACTTGTAAAAAGTCTCCTTCGAAGGTCACTGTCCATGGACAGCCAGGTTCCTATTTACTCACCTTCTGTTGACCTAAAACCATCACAGGTATCATCGTCCTCCTCACCAGGAACTAATGATTCCCAGAAGGCATTCAATGTTATATCTCAAAAGTCATCCTTGAAAGAGTCAACGGAGAAGTTAGTCTTAGATGAAAAACCACAGGTAATACACCCACATCGCCTTAGGTCTTTCAGTGCCTCTCAGTCAACTGATAGAGAGGTTGCTTCCCCTCTCACAGAGGTGCGAATAAAAACTGAACCCAGCAGTCCACTTTCAGATCCTGCTGAAATAATAAGAGTTACAGTGGGTGATGCTTCAGCATCGACAAATAAAgactttccttttaaaactgagGATGATCCTAAGGAATCAAGTAGACTTCCAGCAAAAAGGAGATTTCAAGCTGATAGAAGACTACCATTTAAGAAACTGAAGGTGGATGAGCAAAGTTCTCCTGGGTCAGAAGAAAATTTTGAGGGAGGCTCAAGCCCTACGCACCTTGATGCTGATTTTCCTGATTCTGATGTCAGTAAAGATGAATACAGCGAGATGGAAGAAGCAAGaccaaataaaaaatttaaatgtaagCACTGCCTTAAAATTTTCAGATCAACAGCAGGTCTTCATCGTCATGTTAACATGTATCATAATCCAGAGAAGCCCTATGCTTGTGACATATGCCACAAGAGATTTCACACAAATTTCAAAGTGTGGACGCACTGCCAGACACAGCATGGAATTGTGAAGaatccctcaccagcttccaGTTCGCACGCTGTTTTGGATGAAAAATTCCAAAGAAAACTGATCGATATAGTGcgagagagagaaattaaaaaagctcTAATCGTTAAACTAAGACGTGGCAAGCAAGGTTTTCAGGGACAGTCTGCTTCACAAGCACAACAGGTCATCAAAAGAAATTTAAGATCTAGAACCAAAGGAGCCTATATTTGTACCTACTGCGGGAAAGCTTATCGTTTCCTCTCGCAATTTAAACAGCACATAAAAATGCACCCAGGGGAGAAACCAATTGGAGGAAATAAAGGTCTTAAGCAGAAAGATCATATTCATATGGAGAGTCcaatagaaaataaagaggtTTATCAGTGCCGTCTCTGCAATGCTAAGCTCTCTTCACTTATTGAACAGGGAAATCATGAGCAACTCTGTAGAAATGCTACTCTCTGTCCTTACTGCAGCCTTAGATTTACTTCTCCAGAGTTGAGGCATGAGCATGAAAGCAAGTGTGAATACAAGAAGCTTACTTGTCTTGAGTGTATGCGTACCTTTAAATCATCCTTTAGTATTTGGCGTCATCAAGTTGAAGTTCACAATCAAAACACAATGGCTCCATCAGAGAACTTTTCTTTACCTATCCTGGATCACAATGGAGAAGTGACTAGTTCATCAAGATTGCCTCCTCCATCAGAATCcaataaaatgaataattttgctgctgcaaaggaaGATGGTGTATTCAGTGACTCGTCAGAGCAAATAAATTTTGATTCTGAAGATTCCTCTTGCCTACCTGAAGACTTAAGTGTGTCGAAGCAGTTTAAAATTAAGATCAAAGAAGAGCCTGCAGATGATATAGAGGATGAGGTCACTGAAACGAGCAGAGAACCTAAGGAAGTAGTCTCCAACAAAGATGCTGGTTTGTGGCCTTGCGAAAAGTGTGGGAAGATTTTCACTGTACGCAAACAGCTGGAGCGTCACCAAGAGCTCTTGTGCTCTGTGAAGCCTTTTATTTGTCATGTGTGTAACAAGGCCTTCCGAACCAATTTCCGACTGTGGAGTCACTTCCAGTCTCACATGtcacaggctgcagaggagtcCGCAAATAAGGAGCCTGAGATGTGTCCAGCAGCTAATTCCCCATCACCACCACCCTTACCTCCACCTCCGCCCCTCCCCAAAATCCAGCCTTTGGAGCCTGATAGTCCGACAGGCTTGTCTGAAAGCTCCACTactactgaaaaattatttgtaccGCAGGAGTCAGATACACTCTTCTATCATGCTCCACCACTCTCAGCAATCACGTTCAAAAGACAATACATGTGTAAACTCTGTCATAGGACTTTCAAGACGGCTTTTAGTCTATGGAGCCATGAACAGACACATAATTAA